One window from the genome of Cucumis melo cultivar AY chromosome 10, USDA_Cmelo_AY_1.0, whole genome shotgun sequence encodes:
- the LOC127151205 gene encoding KH domain-containing protein At2g38610-like, whose translation MTMDWQGALASPSSFTVKRILRLEIPVDTYPNFNFVGRLLGPRGNSLKRVEATTGCRVYIRGKGSIKDPEKEEKLRGRLGYEHLNEPLHVLIEADLPANIIDIRLRQAQEIIELLKPVIIEVISG comes from the exons ATGACAATGGACTGGCAAGGTGCTCTTGCAAGCCCTAGTTCATTTACTGTAAAGAGGATTTTGCGTTTGGAAATTCCAGTGGACACATATCCGAAT TTCAATTTTGTTGGACGGCTTCTTGGACCGAGAGGCAATTCTCTGAAGCGGGTAGAAGCTACTACAGGATGTCGTGTGTATATCAGAGGAAAGGGGTCAATTAAAGATCCAGAGAAG GAAGAGAAACTCCGAGGAAGACTTGGTTATGAACATCTGAACGAACCACTGCATGTCCTAATTGAGGCTGATTTACCAGCCAATATCATTGATATCAGGCTGAGACAGGCACAAGAAATTATAGAACTACTTAAACCCGTG ataattgaagtcatatcgggttga